The proteins below are encoded in one region of Deltaproteobacteria bacterium:
- a CDS encoding DEAD/DEAH box helicase, which produces MTTFSDLGLSEQTIQALSRKGFEEPTPIQAKAIPAVLAGTHDIVAQAQTGTGKTAAFGLPLLEMLDESLRSVQALILAPTRELAIQVAEEINSLRGGRPVSITPIYGGQSMEIQLRSLKKGVSVVVGTPGRVLDHLRRGSLNLSGIKFLILDEADEMLNMGFLDDVREIMDQTGPDKRTMLFSATMPPEILRIAKKYMGDYEVIRAVSEQLTATQTDQIYFEVSAADKFEALCRIVDMEGDFYGLVFARTKVDADAVAQRLTERGYDADALHGDISQSLREKILGKFKKRLITILVATDVAARGIDVHDLTHVINFDLPHDPESYVHRVGRTGRAGKEGIAITFITPSEYRRLQFISKQAKTDIRKARLPKVSDVIGMKKDRIRAELKTIVATEPELEFLGMAQELLDQSKPRETLAALLQYMFQEELDASNYKEIEDAFVVDKKGKTRLFVTQGRKDGLTPKRLLTFLDENCHIPSRKVWDIQIMETFAFVSLPFQEAEKVLSMFNRRGKDGGLVFTKAKGRPSAPPRK; this is translated from the coding sequence ATGACCACGTTTTCCGACTTGGGTTTGTCCGAACAGACCATCCAGGCCCTGTCCCGCAAGGGCTTTGAAGAGCCAACACCCATCCAGGCCAAGGCCATCCCGGCCGTTTTGGCCGGCACCCATGACATTGTCGCCCAGGCCCAGACCGGCACGGGCAAGACGGCCGCCTTCGGCCTGCCGCTTTTGGAAATGCTCGACGAAAGCCTGCGCTCCGTGCAGGCCCTCATCCTGGCCCCGACCCGCGAACTGGCCATCCAGGTGGCCGAGGAGATCAACTCCCTGCGCGGCGGCCGCCCCGTGTCCATCACGCCCATTTATGGCGGCCAGTCCATGGAAATCCAGCTCCGCAGCCTGAAAAAAGGCGTGTCCGTGGTTGTCGGCACGCCGGGCCGGGTCCTCGACCACCTGCGCCGGGGCAGCCTGAACCTGTCCGGGATCAAATTCCTGATCCTGGACGAGGCCGACGAGATGCTCAACATGGGCTTTCTGGACGATGTCCGCGAGATCATGGACCAGACCGGCCCGGACAAGCGGACCATGCTCTTTTCCGCGACCATGCCCCCGGAAATCCTGCGCATCGCCAAGAAATACATGGGCGACTACGAGGTCATCCGGGCCGTGTCCGAGCAACTGACCGCGACCCAGACCGACCAGATCTATTTCGAGGTCTCGGCGGCCGATAAATTCGAGGCCCTGTGCCGGATCGTCGACATGGAAGGGGATTTTTACGGACTGGTCTTCGCCCGGACCAAGGTTGACGCCGACGCCGTGGCCCAACGTCTGACGGAGCGCGGCTACGACGCCGACGCCCTGCACGGGGACATTTCCCAGAGTCTGCGCGAAAAGATTCTGGGCAAGTTCAAGAAGCGGCTCATCACCATTCTCGTGGCCACCGACGTGGCCGCGCGCGGCATCGACGTCCACGACCTGACCCACGTCATCAACTTCGATCTGCCCCACGACCCGGAATCCTACGTGCACCGTGTCGGCCGCACCGGCCGGGCCGGCAAGGAAGGCATCGCCATCACCTTCATCACGCCCTCGGAGTACCGGCGCCTGCAGTTCATCAGCAAACAGGCCAAGACCGACATCCGCAAGGCGCGGCTGCCCAAGGTCAGCGACGTCATCGGCATGAAGAAGGATCGCATCCGGGCGGAGCTGAAAACCATCGTGGCCACGGAACCCGAACTGGAATTCCTGGGCATGGCCCAGGAGCTGCTGGACCAGAGCAAGCCGCGCGAAACCCTGGCCGCCCTGCTTCAGTACATGTTCCAGGAAGAACTGGACGCCTCCAATTACAAGGAAATCGAGGACGCCTTTGTCGTCGACAAGAAGGGCAAGACCCGCCTCTTCGTGACCCAGGGACGCAAGGACGGCCTGACCCCCAAGCGTCTGCTGACCTTTTTGGACGAGAACTGCCACATCCCGTCGCGCAAGGTCTGGGACATCCAAATCATGGAAACCTTCGCCTTTGTCTCCCTGCCCTTCCAGGAGGCGGAAAAGGTCCTGTCCATGTTCAACCGCCGGGGCAAGGACGGCGGCCTGGTCTTCACCAAGGCCAAGGGCCGACCTTCCGCGCCTCCCAGAAAATAA
- a CDS encoding PAS domain-containing protein → MDSYLNQYWKTVVNTIQDGVMIVTPQGRIVSANQALVDISGFSREELLGAPCSVLGCSTCEIARGAAGCHWCAMFQRGALHKQHCEIVRKNGSKVHVIKNASVLKDENDTVIGAVETITDISDLMDKEAQIEIFRRELSGADSFHGLIGRSPAMERVFDMIDDVAQIDAPVLLLGESGTGKELIAKAVHEAGPRRDKPFVKVNCAALNEALLESELFGHVRGAYTGAHKDRVGRFESAADGDIFLDEIGDLPLITQVKLLRVLEEKAIERVGDHKSIPVQARIITATNRDLRQLMDQGRFRQDFFYRINVIPIPIPPLRERREDIPLLAESFFRRIQLKSGKNVHGIAPRTMDLLLRHSWPGNVRELRSTFEYAMVACKSDWIEPRDLPADIGGGHLTTNAIPVASGSLNDIKKQRLIQALHESGGNQSEAAKILGISRTSVWSQMKRYGLARNG, encoded by the coding sequence ATGGACAGCTACCTCAACCAATACTGGAAAACCGTGGTCAACACCATCCAGGACGGCGTCATGATCGTCACCCCCCAGGGACGCATTGTGTCCGCCAATCAGGCACTGGTGGACATCTCCGGCTTCAGCCGCGAGGAACTGCTCGGCGCGCCATGTTCCGTGCTGGGCTGTTCCACCTGCGAAATCGCCAGGGGCGCGGCCGGCTGTCATTGGTGCGCCATGTTCCAGCGCGGCGCGCTGCACAAACAGCACTGCGAAATCGTGCGCAAGAACGGATCAAAGGTGCATGTCATCAAAAACGCCTCGGTGCTCAAGGACGAAAACGACACGGTCATCGGCGCGGTGGAAACCATCACCGACATCTCGGACCTCATGGACAAGGAGGCCCAGATTGAAATTTTCCGCCGTGAATTGTCCGGGGCGGACAGTTTTCACGGACTCATCGGCCGCTCCCCGGCCATGGAGCGGGTTTTTGACATGATCGACGATGTCGCCCAGATCGACGCCCCGGTCCTGCTTCTGGGCGAGAGCGGCACGGGCAAGGAACTCATCGCCAAGGCCGTCCACGAGGCCGGACCGCGCCGGGACAAGCCCTTCGTCAAGGTCAATTGCGCGGCCCTGAACGAGGCCCTGCTGGAAAGCGAACTCTTCGGCCACGTCAGGGGCGCCTATACCGGCGCGCACAAGGACCGCGTCGGCCGCTTCGAGAGCGCCGCCGACGGCGACATCTTCCTGGACGAAATCGGCGATCTCCCCCTGATCACCCAGGTCAAGCTGCTGCGCGTGCTGGAAGAAAAGGCCATCGAGCGCGTCGGCGATCACAAGTCCATTCCGGTCCAGGCCCGGATCATCACGGCCACCAACCGCGACCTGCGCCAGCTCATGGACCAGGGCCGTTTCCGCCAGGACTTTTTCTACCGCATCAACGTCATCCCCATTCCCATCCCGCCCCTGCGCGAACGTCGCGAGGATATTCCCCTGCTGGCCGAATCCTTTTTCCGGCGCATCCAGCTCAAGTCCGGCAAGAACGTGCACGGCATCGCCCCACGGACCATGGACCTGCTGCTGCGCCACTCCTGGCCAGGCAATGTCCGCGAATTACGCAGCACCTTTGAATACGCCATGGTCGCCTGCAAGTCGGACTGGATCGAGCCGCGCGACCTGCCCGCCGACATCGGCGGCGGACATTTAACCACCAACGCCATACCCGTAGCCAGTGGCAGCCTGAACGACATCAAAAAACAGCGGCTGATTCAGGCCCTGCACGAGTCAGGCGGCAACCAGTCCGAAGCGGCCAAAATCCTGGGCATTTCCAGGACAAGCGTCTGGAGCCAGATGAAACGCTATGGCCTGGCCCGAAACGGCTGA